The Desulfurella sp. genomic sequence NNTTTTTGCCTTCGTATGTTGAAAATAGGTTTATAGTTTTAGATAATACACAACTAATGACGCTTGCAAAAGCAATAGCAAAAAATTTCATAGATAAAAAAAGTAAATTTACTCTAACTCACTCAATAGATGTAGCATATACTGCATCAAGTATCGCAAAAAATTTAGGTTTTGGAGATCACGATTGTGAACTCTTGCAAACTGCTGGCTTTTTACACGATATAGGCAAGCTTTTTGTGCCAAACAGTATATTGGACTTTAGTGGTAAAC encodes the following:
- a CDS encoding HD domain-containing phosphohydrolase → FLPSYVENRFIVLDNTQLMTLAKAIAKNFIDKKSKFTLTHSIDVAYTASSIAKNLGFGDHDCELLQTAGFLHDIGKLFVPNSILDFSGKLEGIQWLKMKSHAYYTFSFLTKLGLDKQIVSAASNHHEYLDGSGYPFGFDKTQLSVLDQIMCVADIYSALRQIRPYRQHS